One genomic window of Halogeometricum sp. S3BR5-2 includes the following:
- a CDS encoding MBL fold metallo-hydrolase produces MRVTLLGTGDTTGTPTVGCDCDTCREARARGVERSRFSVHVENTRTGESLLVDFSPDFRQQFLTHDVPLPDAGLVSHIHFDHVDGLGNAYRVFDDLPVHAADEVDPKTGQSVADTVSQKYDYLDRITVREQTPFESFRTCGLDVTLVPVDHPPLICFGLTVEDPETGAKLSLSGDTSYGVPEESREALADPDLFLADAIVPASLCEHHPLGGKHHDADGVPRTFGTKHMTREGALDLAADVNAEQTRLVHTAHFYPVEEAFEEPLALDGEQYEL; encoded by the coding sequence ATGCGCGTCACCCTCCTCGGAACGGGCGACACCACGGGCACGCCGACCGTCGGGTGCGACTGCGACACCTGCCGCGAGGCGCGCGCCCGCGGCGTCGAGCGGTCGCGCTTCTCGGTCCACGTCGAGAACACGCGGACCGGCGAGTCGCTGCTCGTCGACTTCAGCCCCGACTTCCGCCAGCAGTTCCTGACGCACGACGTCCCCCTCCCCGACGCGGGCCTCGTCAGCCACATCCACTTCGACCACGTCGACGGCCTCGGGAACGCCTACCGGGTGTTCGACGACCTGCCGGTCCACGCGGCCGACGAGGTGGACCCGAAGACGGGGCAGAGCGTCGCGGACACCGTCTCGCAGAAGTACGACTACCTCGACCGCATCACGGTGCGCGAGCAGACTCCCTTCGAGTCCTTCCGAACGTGCGGGCTGGACGTGACGCTCGTCCCCGTCGACCACCCGCCCCTCATCTGCTTCGGGCTGACGGTCGAGGACCCCGAGACGGGCGCGAAACTCTCGCTGTCGGGCGATACGAGCTACGGCGTCCCCGAGGAATCGAGGGAGGCGCTCGCGGACCCGGACCTCTTCTTGGCCGACGCCATCGTCCCGGCGTCGCTCTGCGAGCACCATCCGCTCGGCGGCAAGCACCACGACGCCGACGGCGTCCCGCGCACGTTCGGCACGAAGCACATGACGCGGGAGGGGGCCCTGGACCTCGCCGCGGACGTGAACGCCGAGCAGACCCGACTCGTCCACACCGCGCACTTCTATCCGGTCGAGGAGGCGTTCGAGGAACCGCTGGCGCTCGACGGCGAGCAGTACGAGCTCTGA
- a CDS encoding ATP-binding protein encodes MSDPALEVVEFLLTANLYTENRELDENDLPPRYRRVFWTDPPDDDDEDDSDETAPIGIERPLVVTESIARKATGVERPWEAVSDLMFTQREEFSGRISLTQPEMAVDWYLERADRERLSTNPTIAATVEDRDEVDVTHAEAREQTRSIQADRVWIDSLLDQYFDEEEDAEMLDLVQVRAPEEIEMTLSDLVLTRDQEGEIQKLMKAIEHREYLADIGLREIGKILFVGPPGTGKTTVSRALAHELGLPFVEVKLSMITSQYLGETAKNVEKTFEVAKRLSPCILFIDEFDSVAKTRRSDEHAALKRAVNTLLKSIDDISLIRDEVILIGATNHPDQLDAAAWRRFDEIVNFPKPDRQMRADILRIITKRMDVAEFDPDSVAERTEGLTGSDLRMVLREAVLEALTEERMSLTQEDILDAVEDFEERDNLKNMDMMSDGEQLVAGDGGGSGDGHSNDHGHSHDD; translated from the coding sequence ATGAGTGACCCGGCTCTCGAGGTGGTCGAGTTCCTCCTCACGGCGAATCTGTACACCGAAAACCGTGAGTTAGACGAGAACGACCTCCCGCCGCGGTATCGCCGCGTCTTTTGGACGGACCCGCCGGACGACGACGACGAGGACGACAGCGACGAGACGGCCCCCATCGGCATCGAACGCCCCCTGGTGGTGACGGAGAGCATCGCCCGCAAAGCGACCGGCGTCGAACGCCCCTGGGAAGCGGTCTCGGACCTCATGTTCACCCAGCGTGAGGAGTTCTCCGGACGCATCTCGCTGACGCAACCGGAGATGGCCGTCGACTGGTATCTCGAACGCGCCGACCGCGAGCGGTTGTCGACGAATCCGACCATCGCCGCCACCGTCGAGGACCGCGACGAGGTGGACGTGACCCACGCGGAGGCGCGCGAGCAGACCCGCTCCATCCAGGCCGACCGCGTCTGGATCGACAGCCTCCTCGACCAGTACTTCGACGAGGAGGAGGACGCGGAGATGCTGGACCTCGTGCAGGTCCGCGCGCCCGAGGAGATAGAGATGACCCTCTCGGACCTCGTGCTGACGCGCGACCAGGAGGGGGAGATTCAGAAACTGATGAAGGCCATCGAGCACCGCGAGTACCTCGCGGACATCGGCCTCCGCGAAATCGGGAAGATACTGTTCGTCGGCCCGCCGGGAACCGGGAAGACGACCGTCTCCCGCGCTCTCGCACACGAACTCGGTCTCCCGTTCGTCGAGGTGAAACTGTCGATGATAACCAGCCAGTACCTCGGCGAGACCGCCAAGAACGTCGAGAAGACGTTCGAGGTGGCCAAACGGCTCTCCCCCTGCATCCTCTTCATCGACGAGTTCGACTCGGTGGCGAAGACCCGCCGGTCCGACGAGCACGCCGCCCTCAAGCGCGCCGTCAACACGCTGCTGAAGAGCATCGACGACATCTCGCTCATCCGCGACGAGGTCATCCTCATCGGGGCGACGAACCACCCCGACCAACTCGACGCGGCGGCGTGGCGGCGCTTCGACGAAATCGTCAACTTCCCCAAGCCGGACCGCCAGATGCGCGCGGACATCCTCCGCATCATCACGAAGCGGATGGACGTGGCGGAGTTCGACCCCGACTCCGTCGCGGAGCGAACCGAGGGACTGACCGGGTCGGACCTCCGCATGGTCCTCCGCGAGGCCGTGCTGGAGGCTCTCACCGAAGAGCGGATGTCGCTCACGCAGGAGGATATCCTCGACGCCGTCGAGGACTTCGAGGAACGGGACAACCTCAAGAACATGGACATGATGTCCGACGGCGAGCAGTTGGTGGCGGGCGACGGCGGCGGGAGCGGCGACGGCCACTCCAACGACCACGGGCACTCCCACGACGACTGA
- the nasA gene encoding assimilatory nitrate reductase NasA has protein sequence MARQVSTTCMRCAVGCGHVHREVESGTGIERVTGDPAHPVSQGLACGRGIRESAEPEGEWLTRPLVRRDDELVPTTWENAMCLVASAVSDAAAEDPDEVAVLGSGQQTNEAAYALGKLARGGLGTRMYDANTTLCMASAVTAYYRAFGSDAPPPSYDDIPEAESHVVWGANPAVAHPVMFRWITDSAQDGDLVVVDPVETKSVALADEHVSLDPGGDLALARAVLRRLVDTDRVDETFLSENVVGFDSLRGSLPTVEDAAEAAGVSVETVERLATAFESKTLVYWGMGVNQSVRGSATAGALVDLCLASGNLGPGSGPFSLTGQANSMGTRVCSSKGSWPGHRAFDDPEERAHVADEWDVPVERLPDDPGPGPVDILRSDPTVLWTIATNPAAGYPNAEAVRDALEETFLVVQDAFRTETAEHADVVLPAATWGETEGTAMNMERTVSRVRAATDPPTGVHTDLDIICDVARRVVPGLLPSPPADPSTVFDEFRRLTAGTKADCAGITYDRLDAEYAVRWPAKGPTDSTAYRYLNDDGSWSFETPSGLARVSAPAFDAPALPEEPDDAYDLVLTTGREEDGYNTGVRSRGGDPEPLVVRAAPETLEAHADALAVDADAGGTEGDGADAGADADGPDGEAPERRTLLDTRRGTVPAVVETDETVPAGLLWCSIHHPETNRLTVDAVDPHSKEANVKQCAVRLRHPSAPRPEPSAVAEASD, from the coding sequence GTGGCTAGACAGGTCTCGACGACGTGCATGCGCTGTGCGGTCGGGTGCGGGCACGTCCACCGCGAGGTCGAGTCGGGGACGGGAATCGAACGCGTCACCGGCGACCCCGCTCACCCGGTCTCGCAGGGTCTCGCGTGCGGCCGGGGCATCCGCGAGTCCGCGGAGCCGGAGGGAGAGTGGCTCACGCGACCGCTGGTCCGCCGCGACGACGAACTCGTGCCGACGACGTGGGAGAACGCCATGTGTCTCGTCGCGAGCGCCGTCTCCGACGCCGCCGCGGAGGACCCCGACGAGGTGGCCGTACTGGGAAGCGGCCAGCAGACGAACGAGGCGGCGTACGCCCTCGGGAAACTCGCGCGCGGCGGACTCGGCACGCGGATGTACGACGCGAACACGACGCTGTGTATGGCGTCGGCCGTCACCGCCTACTACCGCGCGTTCGGCAGCGACGCCCCGCCGCCGTCGTACGACGACATCCCCGAGGCGGAGTCGCACGTCGTCTGGGGGGCGAACCCGGCCGTCGCCCACCCCGTGATGTTCCGCTGGATAACCGACAGCGCGCAGGACGGCGACCTCGTCGTCGTCGACCCCGTCGAGACGAAGTCGGTGGCGCTGGCCGACGAACACGTCAGCCTCGACCCCGGCGGCGACCTCGCCCTCGCGCGGGCGGTGCTCCGCCGCCTCGTCGACACCGACCGGGTGGACGAGACGTTCCTCTCGGAGAACGTCGTCGGCTTCGACTCGCTCCGCGGGTCGCTGCCGACCGTCGAGGACGCCGCCGAGGCCGCGGGCGTCTCCGTCGAGACGGTCGAGCGACTGGCGACCGCATTCGAGTCGAAGACGCTCGTCTACTGGGGAATGGGGGTCAACCAGAGCGTCCGCGGGAGCGCCACCGCCGGCGCGTTGGTCGACCTCTGTCTCGCCTCCGGCAATCTCGGCCCCGGGTCCGGGCCGTTCTCCCTGACCGGACAGGCGAACTCGATGGGCACCCGCGTCTGCTCCTCGAAGGGGTCCTGGCCCGGTCACCGCGCCTTCGACGACCCCGAAGAGCGCGCGCACGTCGCCGACGAGTGGGACGTGCCGGTCGAGCGACTGCCCGACGACCCCGGTCCCGGCCCCGTCGACATCCTCCGCTCGGACCCGACGGTGCTGTGGACGATAGCGACCAACCCCGCCGCGGGCTACCCGAACGCCGAGGCCGTCCGTGACGCCTTGGAGGAGACGTTCCTCGTCGTGCAGGACGCCTTCCGAACCGAGACCGCCGAGCACGCCGACGTGGTGCTGCCGGCGGCGACGTGGGGCGAGACGGAGGGGACGGCGATGAACATGGAGCGGACCGTCTCGCGCGTCCGCGCGGCCACCGACCCGCCGACCGGGGTCCACACCGACCTCGACATCATCTGCGACGTGGCGCGCCGCGTCGTCCCCGGCCTCCTGCCCTCGCCGCCCGCGGATCCTTCGACCGTATTCGACGAGTTCCGACGGCTCACCGCCGGCACGAAGGCCGACTGCGCGGGCATCACCTACGACCGCCTCGACGCGGAGTACGCCGTCCGCTGGCCCGCGAAGGGACCGACGGACAGCACCGCCTACCGCTACCTGAACGACGACGGCTCGTGGTCGTTCGAGACGCCCTCGGGGCTGGCGCGCGTCTCGGCCCCCGCCTTCGACGCCCCGGCGCTCCCCGAGGAACCGGACGACGCGTACGACCTCGTCCTCACGACGGGCCGCGAGGAGGACGGCTACAACACGGGCGTCCGCTCCCGCGGCGGCGACCCCGAACCGCTCGTCGTCCGGGCCGCCCCGGAGACGCTGGAGGCGCACGCCGACGCCCTCGCCGTCGACGCGGACGCCGGCGGGACCGAGGGCGACGGTGCGGACGCCGGTGCCGACGCCGACGGCCCGGACGGCGAGGCGCCCGAGCGACGCACCCTGCTGGACACCCGCCGCGGTACCGTGCCGGCGGTCGTCGAGACCGACGAG